A DNA window from Anaerocolumna sp. AGMB13020 contains the following coding sequences:
- a CDS encoding L-lactate dehydrogenase yields the protein MTINRSKVVIVGAGMVGSSTAFSLITQGVCDEVMIIDINKDKARGEVMDLCHCVEYLNRNVKVTQGTYEDCGDADIVVITAGAPPKAGQTRLDTLELSAKIAKSIVTPIMEAGFKGHFIVVSNPVDIIAHYVYKISGLPKNQVIGTGTAMDSARLKHFIGELFHVDPRSVQGYTMGEHGDSQMCPWSHVTVGGKRINDILSDNKEYDDINLDEIVYKVTRVGFDILNIKGTTCYGIATTAAGIIKAVLNDENKIIPVSTLLEGEFGERDVFCGVPAILNRSGVSDVVEVHLTEEELEKFKKSVGVIREYTSKILSL from the coding sequence ATGACAATTAACAGAAGCAAGGTTGTAATCGTTGGAGCAGGTATGGTTGGCTCATCCACAGCTTTCAGTCTCATAACACAGGGAGTATGTGATGAGGTAATGATTATAGATATTAACAAAGACAAAGCCAGAGGAGAGGTAATGGACCTATGCCACTGCGTTGAATATTTAAACCGTAACGTTAAGGTTACTCAAGGAACCTATGAAGACTGTGGAGATGCAGATATTGTAGTTATCACAGCCGGAGCACCTCCAAAAGCCGGACAGACAAGACTGGATACCCTGGAGCTGTCAGCAAAAATAGCGAAGTCCATTGTTACGCCTATTATGGAAGCTGGTTTTAAGGGACATTTTATTGTGGTGTCCAATCCGGTAGATATTATTGCACATTATGTATATAAAATCTCAGGACTTCCTAAGAATCAGGTTATTGGAACTGGTACAGCCATGGATTCTGCAAGATTAAAGCATTTTATCGGAGAGCTCTTTCATGTGGACCCAAGAAGCGTACAGGGTTACACCATGGGTGAGCACGGAGACAGCCAGATGTGCCCCTGGTCCCATGTAACAGTAGGCGGTAAGCGGATTAATGATATCCTTTCCGATAATAAGGAATATGATGATATCAATCTTGATGAGATCGTATATAAAGTAACGCGGGTAGGCTTTGATATCCTTAATATCAAAGGTACGACCTGCTATGGTATTGCAACTACAGCAGCCGGAATAATAAAAGCAGTCTTAAATGATGAAAATAAGATTATTCCCGTATCGACCCTATTAGAAGGCGAATTTGGAGAACGTGACGTATTCTGTGGCGTACCCGCTATTCTTAACCGCAGCGGTGTCAGTGATGTAGTGGAAGTCCATCTGACAGAAGAGGAACTTGAGAAGTTCAAGAAATCTGTAGGTGTCATCAGAGAATACACCAGTAAGATATTATCGCTGTAA
- the rsgA gene encoding ribosome small subunit-dependent GTPase A, with product MISLENYGYTDYFSKQITEKEKELGLIPARIISIQKETYKLISECGENNGKLKGSVFYQDMELKTYPAVGDFVLIKANHQGEDIIYRVLDRRSSFSRANPSLPSKISGASAQMVATNFDYVFVMASLNHDFNLRRLERYLSAAWYSGGVPVVILTKADLCSDYEEKLIQTESIAPGIGVHAISSHTGQGLEELNQYLKPGKTLVFMGSSGIGKSSLVNSLAGEELMKVNIIREDDSKGHHTTTYRQLFALESGALIIDTPGMRELGIWSADEGVSEVFSDIEELIAGCRFHDCSHRTEPGCAIKKALAEGTLTKSRFQSYLKLEKEARYTAKKAAMFEKRLQNNSNTSKKRNSR from the coding sequence ATGATATCATTAGAAAATTACGGTTATACCGATTACTTTAGCAAACAGATAACCGAAAAAGAAAAAGAGCTGGGTCTTATCCCCGCAAGAATAATATCCATTCAGAAGGAAACCTATAAGCTGATATCTGAATGTGGTGAAAACAATGGCAAATTAAAAGGTTCTGTATTTTATCAGGACATGGAGCTAAAGACATATCCGGCTGTGGGAGATTTCGTGCTTATTAAGGCAAACCACCAGGGTGAGGATATCATATACCGAGTCCTAGACAGACGCTCCAGCTTTTCCAGAGCCAATCCCTCCCTGCCTTCCAAAATATCCGGTGCCAGCGCTCAGATGGTTGCCACTAATTTCGATTATGTGTTTGTCATGGCATCCTTAAACCATGACTTTAACTTACGAAGATTGGAAAGGTATCTGTCAGCCGCCTGGTACAGTGGTGGTGTACCCGTAGTTATCCTGACCAAAGCAGATCTTTGTTCGGATTATGAGGAGAAGCTTATCCAGACAGAGTCTATTGCACCGGGTATTGGTGTCCATGCCATCAGCAGCCATACAGGCCAAGGCCTGGAAGAACTGAACCAATACCTAAAACCCGGTAAGACCCTTGTATTCATGGGCTCCTCCGGTATCGGAAAATCCTCTCTGGTCAACAGTCTGGCTGGGGAAGAGCTTATGAAAGTTAATATCATTCGTGAGGACGACAGCAAAGGTCATCACACCACCACATACCGCCAGTTGTTTGCCCTTGAAAGCGGTGCTTTGATTATTGATACACCCGGTATGCGAGAACTCGGTATCTGGTCGGCAGACGAAGGCGTAAGCGAAGTCTTCTCCGATATTGAAGAGCTGATAGCAGGCTGCCGTTTCCATGACTGCAGTCACAGAACTGAGCCCGGCTGCGCTATTAAAAAAGCTTTAGCAGAAGGAACTCTTACGAAATCCAGATTTCAGTCCTATTTAAAACTTGAAAAAGAAGCAAGATATACTGCAAAAAAAGCTGCAATGTTTGAGAAAAGGCTACAAAATAACTCAAATACCTCAAAGAAAAGAAACAGCAGATAA
- a CDS encoding ABC transporter ATP-binding protein — MARNKYDIDETLQSEFSFEQLKRLYSYIKPHRKEMYFTILLMVISSALGMFTPRILMMIMDDYIPNQNIRGVIMISIVLMLLNLIVVVILRLKIQITTKLGQNIIHKIRSDIFNHLQELPFSYYDDRPHGKIQVRVVNYVNSLSDLLSNGIINTITDLFSLVFIVIFMLSINIRLTIVCLLGLPILMAVIFFIKKKQRIAWQISSNKSSNLNAYIAESINGIRVTQSFVREEENIKIFNSLSGKYSDAWMKAVKYNFLLWPAIDNISTLTMAAVYILGVSWITGDVSGVTVGVLIAFTGYIGRFWAPVNTLASFYNSLLTAISYLERIFETIDEPVLVKDKEGAVEMPSIKGTVDFKDVVFSYEEGLPILNGINFTAKQGESFAIVGPTGAGKTTIINLISRFYNLDSGSILIDGVDINDVTIKSLRKQMGVMLQDSFIFSGTIMDNIRYGNMDATNEQVMEAAKTVCAHDFIMGLEKGYETEVNERGSRLSAGQRQLISFARALLADPKILILDEATSSIDTETEILLQEGLAKLLKGRTSFIIAHRLSTIKNSDCILYVDKGKILEMGNHDKLMENDGYYHKLFVSQYDFLNKAADI; from the coding sequence ATGGCCCGTAATAAATACGATATTGACGAAACCCTCCAGAGCGAATTCAGCTTTGAACAATTGAAACGACTTTATTCCTATATTAAGCCCCATCGCAAGGAAATGTATTTTACAATCCTTTTAATGGTTATCTCCAGTGCCCTTGGTATGTTCACACCAAGAATCCTGATGATGATCATGGATGATTATATCCCCAATCAAAATATCAGGGGAGTTATCATGATCAGTATTGTCTTGATGCTGTTAAACCTTATAGTGGTAGTAATTCTCCGCTTAAAGATTCAGATTACTACAAAACTTGGCCAGAACATCATCCATAAAATCAGAAGTGATATTTTTAACCATCTGCAGGAACTGCCCTTCTCCTATTATGATGACCGTCCCCACGGCAAGATTCAGGTAAGGGTCGTAAATTATGTTAACAGCTTAAGTGACCTTCTATCAAACGGTATTATCAATACTATTACCGATTTGTTCAGTTTGGTCTTCATCGTAATATTTATGCTGTCCATAAATATCAGGCTGACAATTGTATGTTTACTGGGTCTTCCCATACTAATGGCAGTAATCTTCTTTATAAAGAAGAAACAGCGTATTGCCTGGCAGATTTCCAGCAACAAGTCCTCTAACTTAAATGCTTATATTGCAGAGAGTATCAACGGTATCCGTGTTACGCAGAGCTTTGTCAGAGAGGAGGAAAACATTAAGATTTTCAACAGCTTAAGCGGTAAATACAGTGATGCCTGGATGAAAGCAGTTAAATACAACTTCCTCTTATGGCCCGCCATTGATAATATCTCAACCCTTACCATGGCTGCTGTTTATATCCTTGGTGTAAGCTGGATTACAGGAGATGTAAGCGGTGTTACCGTCGGTGTTCTGATTGCCTTTACCGGATATATCGGCCGTTTCTGGGCACCTGTCAACACACTGGCAAGCTTTTATAATTCTCTCCTTACTGCTATCTCTTATCTTGAGAGAATTTTTGAAACCATTGATGAGCCGGTACTGGTAAAGGACAAGGAAGGTGCCGTGGAAATGCCTTCTATCAAAGGAACTGTAGATTTTAAGGATGTAGTCTTCAGCTACGAAGAAGGCCTTCCGATTTTAAACGGAATCAACTTTACTGCCAAACAGGGTGAATCCTTTGCCATTGTAGGTCCTACCGGTGCAGGCAAGACTACCATCATTAACCTAATCAGCCGATTCTATAACCTGGATTCCGGAAGTATTCTGATAGATGGTGTGGATATTAATGATGTTACCATTAAATCCTTAAGAAAACAGATGGGTGTCATGCTTCAGGACAGCTTCATTTTCTCAGGAACCATTATGGATAATATCCGTTACGGTAATATGGACGCTACCAATGAACAGGTTATGGAGGCAGCTAAGACAGTATGTGCCCACGACTTTATCATGGGTCTGGAGAAAGGTTATGAAACGGAAGTAAATGAACGCGGCAGCCGCCTTTCTGCCGGTCAGCGTCAGCTTATATCCTTTGCAAGAGCACTTTTGGCAGATCCTAAGATTCTGATTCTGGATGAAGCTACTTCAAGTATTGACACAGAGACGGAGATTCTTTTACAGGAAGGCCTTGCAAAACTCTTAAAGGGTCGTACCTCCTTTATCATCGCACACCGCCTTTCCACCATAAAGAATTCCGACTGTATTCTCTATGTGGATAAAGGTAAGATCCTTGAAATGGGAAATCATGATAAACTGATGGAAAATGACGGCTACTACCATAAGCTTTTCGTTTCTCAGTATGATTTCCTGAATAAAGCTGCGGATATATAA
- a CDS encoding ABC transporter ATP-binding protein: MTAMQWVFSFLKKHRFRLMTALLLVTVSCLLTIVNPYISGIIVDDVIKGGNTGILPELVLLLIGTTVVRSLVKYRFLVIFETTSQNMLYNMRDYVYRRFLEEDFTFYNKNRTGDLMSRQTGDMDAIRHFVAYVIYSVYENSLLFIIALVMIFTVDYRLALCMIAVVPITVLLTRKQLTSVKAAFHNIRQRFSSLNTFVQENVSGNRVVKAFAKEDYEIQKFNKENDGYRDAELAAAGIWKKYVPIFEFLANFLTVILYLVGGIMVIKGYITIGKMVTVSGYLWMLNNPLRMAGWLANDYQRFVTSAEKIYSTIKEEPGIKTPYKGQKSKRFEGILEFKNVHYKAEDDVILTDINFKVKPGQTVGIIGATGAGKSTLMNLLCRFYDVTDGEITVDGINLKDMDLYQLRSNIGMAMQDVFLFSDTIEGNIAYGNPNCTLEEVKEAAKVANAHDFIMNMPDGYDTIVGERGMGLSGGQKQRISLARALLKNPSIVILDDTTSAVDMETETQIQQQLGSLSDKTVFIIAHRISSIKDADLILVLDNGKIIESGNHDSLINKKGYYYTVFNHQYGEFDQFAGGNYKEVYN; the protein is encoded by the coding sequence ATGACAGCAATGCAATGGGTTTTTTCATTTTTGAAAAAACACCGCTTTCGACTGATGACAGCATTGTTATTAGTTACCGTATCCTGTCTTTTGACCATCGTCAATCCTTACATATCCGGTATTATCGTGGACGATGTTATCAAAGGCGGGAACACAGGAATACTTCCTGAACTGGTACTGCTTCTCATCGGTACTACTGTAGTAAGATCTCTTGTAAAATATCGATTTCTTGTGATATTTGAGACTACTTCGCAGAACATGCTTTACAACATGCGTGATTATGTATACCGCAGATTCCTGGAAGAAGACTTTACTTTTTATAATAAGAACAGGACCGGTGATTTGATGTCAAGACAGACCGGTGATATGGATGCTATCAGGCACTTCGTTGCCTATGTAATTTATTCTGTTTATGAGAACTCACTGCTGTTTATCATAGCTCTGGTTATGATTTTTACAGTTGATTACAGGCTTGCCCTTTGTATGATTGCTGTTGTTCCAATCACAGTATTATTAACCCGCAAACAGCTGACTTCTGTTAAGGCTGCCTTTCATAATATCAGACAGCGCTTTTCAAGCCTTAACACCTTTGTGCAGGAAAATGTCAGCGGTAACCGTGTAGTTAAGGCCTTTGCCAAAGAAGATTATGAAATCCAGAAATTCAACAAGGAGAATGATGGCTACCGAGATGCAGAGCTTGCTGCTGCTGGTATCTGGAAAAAATATGTGCCTATTTTCGAATTCCTTGCCAACTTCCTGACAGTAATCCTTTACCTGGTGGGTGGTATCATGGTGATCAAAGGTTATATTACCATAGGAAAGATGGTAACTGTCAGCGGATACCTCTGGATGCTTAATAACCCTCTGAGAATGGCAGGCTGGCTGGCTAACGATTACCAGCGTTTTGTTACTTCTGCCGAGAAGATCTACTCCACGATCAAAGAGGAACCAGGCATTAAGACTCCTTACAAAGGGCAGAAATCCAAACGCTTTGAAGGTATTCTGGAATTTAAAAATGTCCATTACAAAGCAGAAGATGATGTTATCTTAACGGATATTAATTTTAAAGTAAAACCCGGTCAGACCGTAGGTATTATCGGTGCCACCGGGGCTGGTAAATCCACCCTTATGAACCTGTTATGCCGTTTCTATGATGTTACTGATGGAGAAATTACTGTTGACGGTATTAATCTCAAGGACATGGACTTATACCAGCTTCGCAGTAATATCGGTATGGCAATGCAGGATGTATTCCTGTTTTCTGATACCATTGAAGGTAATATTGCCTACGGCAATCCCAACTGCACCCTGGAGGAAGTGAAAGAAGCTGCCAAGGTTGCCAATGCTCATGACTTTATCATGAATATGCCTGACGGCTACGATACCATTGTCGGTGAAAGAGGTATGGGTCTCTCCGGCGGACAGAAACAGCGTATTTCCTTAGCCAGAGCCCTGCTTAAGAATCCTTCCATCGTTATTCTTGATGATACTACCTCAGCCGTGGATATGGAAACTGAAACACAGATTCAGCAGCAGTTAGGTTCCCTGTCCGATAAGACAGTATTTATCATTGCCCACCGTATTTCCTCCATTAAAGATGCCGACCTCATTCTGGTATTGGATAACGGTAAGATAATAGAATCCGGCAATCATGATTCTCTCATCAATAAGAAGGGCTATTATTATACAGTATTTAACCACCAATACGGTGAGTTCGACCAGTTTGCAGGCGGAAATTATAAGGAGGTGTACAATTAA
- a CDS encoding AraC family transcriptional regulator: MCQHQFDITYYDLNPTILFVSKQKMVKESSYHEHDFTELTYILSGKGKYLVEGTVYDVEAGDVIMCNPGVKHQNILVNPKEPTVEFFAGFTGFQFKNMPPNSLIFKDGGHILHTSSETKQDISKHCYEMISENESCKAGKYFMLKAHMIQIMLHIIRDITEAATSQKGLNFESYNKSYAVKKIINYLNENYETKISLDQIAHNMYLSPVYISKIFKEETGESPINYLIKIRLEKARDILLSSEGESIKSIANRVGYEDVYHFSKLFKKYYGISPLYYKRYAMEKLRGESEEMSCPN; the protein is encoded by the coding sequence ATGTGCCAGCACCAGTTTGATATAACCTACTATGACTTAAACCCGACAATATTATTTGTCAGTAAGCAGAAGATGGTTAAGGAAAGCAGTTACCATGAGCATGATTTTACCGAACTGACATATATATTATCAGGAAAAGGCAAATATCTGGTGGAAGGAACAGTTTATGATGTAGAGGCCGGGGACGTTATTATGTGTAACCCTGGAGTAAAACATCAGAACATCTTAGTAAATCCCAAGGAACCAACAGTAGAATTCTTTGCCGGTTTCACAGGCTTTCAGTTTAAGAATATGCCGCCTAATTCTCTGATATTTAAAGACGGAGGGCATATACTTCATACATCATCGGAGACGAAGCAGGATATATCAAAACACTGCTATGAGATGATATCTGAAAACGAAAGCTGTAAGGCGGGTAAGTATTTTATGCTGAAAGCGCATATGATTCAGATTATGCTTCATATAATCAGGGATATTACAGAAGCCGCTACCAGCCAGAAGGGCTTAAATTTTGAGTCCTACAATAAAAGTTATGCAGTTAAGAAGATCATTAACTACCTGAATGAGAATTACGAGACCAAAATATCCCTTGATCAGATTGCCCATAATATGTACCTAAGCCCTGTATACATCTCCAAGATATTTAAGGAAGAGACAGGGGAATCACCAATTAATTATTTGATTAAGATACGGCTGGAAAAGGCAAGAGATATCCTTCTGTCTTCGGAAGGGGAGAGTATCAAGAGTATTGCCAACCGGGTTGGATATGAGGATGTTTATCATTTCAGCAAGCTGTTTAAGAAATACTATGGAATATCTCCGCTGTACTATAAAAGATACGCCATGGAGAAATTAAGAGGCGAGTCAGAGGAGATGAGCTGCCCTAATTAG
- a CDS encoding nitroreductase family protein, with protein sequence MNLYEAIFARKSVRKYSMDKIDQKVLDHIANFAESIPMLSDDIKVKYKMVELAGLKRLQPGILTVKAPHYLVLYSTRESDYQLNAGYVMEQIALYITARGLGCCYIANLNLKNETVAEDYEQVITLAFGEAENEVYRQNEKARRLAIKDIAVFKEEVDKNVRTMISAARLSPSVLNSQPWRMVVYNNRIHLFSTRNILMKNVMKETRLIDMGICLSHLLIAAEEMWLDARPVYMNNISSQNLKKNDYIISVKMS encoded by the coding sequence ATGAATCTTTACGAAGCAATTTTTGCCAGGAAATCTGTCCGTAAATACAGTATGGATAAAATAGATCAAAAGGTACTTGACCATATTGCTAATTTTGCAGAAAGTATACCAATGCTGTCTGATGATATAAAAGTAAAATATAAGATGGTGGAGCTGGCTGGACTAAAGCGCCTTCAACCGGGGATCCTTACCGTTAAAGCTCCTCATTATCTGGTGCTGTATTCCACAAGGGAATCGGATTATCAATTAAATGCCGGTTATGTAATGGAACAGATCGCTCTTTATATTACAGCAAGAGGACTTGGCTGTTGTTATATCGCCAATCTGAATTTGAAAAATGAAACGGTGGCGGAGGATTATGAACAGGTCATAACCCTTGCTTTTGGAGAGGCTGAGAATGAGGTATACAGACAGAATGAGAAGGCCAGGAGATTAGCGATTAAGGACATTGCCGTATTTAAGGAAGAAGTGGATAAGAATGTCCGTACGATGATATCTGCTGCCAGATTGTCACCCTCTGTGTTAAACAGTCAGCCCTGGAGAATGGTTGTATATAATAATCGTATACATCTGTTTTCTACCAGAAACATATTGATGAAAAATGTTATGAAGGAAACCAGACTTATAGATATGGGAATCTGTCTTTCACATCTTCTTATAGCAGCAGAAGAGATGTGGCTGGATGCCAGACCGGTATATATGAATAATATCAGCAGCCAGAATCTAAAGAAGAATGATTACATCATTAGTGTTAAAATGTCTTAA
- a CDS encoding tyrosine-type recombinase/integrase codes for MKGYVTQKKSNKLYYPVIYRGQDNITKKKDYKWGSGYIKKKDAETALAKMVVNYSDNGKPVSEDEGLKYIYEQWLELVVPEIYHSSQSVATAKGYVTKHVLPYFEKVSIDEIGTQDIQKFLFKLRIDKTFNENGKKIRNKVVPSAATKRKIFSILNSIFSSAKTWGYVLKNPCDGIELKSPDTPDMEVWTPEDTYYFLGLNEVRYGIYYLPFLLLATTGMRRSEVCGLRWNDYDGSTLFLQRGLDTNLAETDLKTKSSHRRIELMGSVITILEEQKTKQARISATLGLPPQINGYIITDEKNNVINPYTLTKVFRKIIKNNNEKGKHLLPVIRLHDLRHGFATTLLYNDTNIKVVSEMLGHAKTSTTQNIYQAAATRTMQSQAVDKLENILFKKGQEKRQEKEERA; via the coding sequence ATGAAGGGGTACGTTACGCAAAAAAAGAGTAACAAGCTTTACTATCCTGTCATTTATCGCGGACAGGATAACATTACAAAGAAAAAGGACTATAAGTGGGGATCTGGTTACATAAAGAAAAAAGATGCAGAGACAGCACTAGCAAAAATGGTTGTCAATTACTCCGACAATGGCAAACCAGTAAGTGAGGATGAAGGTCTTAAGTACATATACGAACAATGGCTTGAGTTAGTTGTTCCTGAAATATATCATTCTTCTCAGTCTGTAGCTACTGCAAAAGGTTATGTAACTAAACATGTGCTTCCTTACTTTGAAAAAGTTTCTATTGATGAAATTGGTACCCAGGATATACAAAAGTTCTTATTCAAATTGAGGATAGATAAAACTTTCAATGAAAACGGTAAGAAGATACGTAACAAGGTTGTGCCATCTGCTGCCACAAAGCGAAAGATATTTTCAATCCTTAATAGCATTTTTTCTAGTGCTAAGACCTGGGGATATGTGCTTAAGAATCCTTGTGATGGAATTGAGTTAAAATCTCCTGACACTCCTGACATGGAAGTATGGACACCTGAGGATACTTATTATTTTCTTGGCTTAAATGAGGTTAGATATGGTATTTATTATCTTCCCTTTCTGCTTTTGGCTACAACCGGCATGAGACGTAGTGAAGTATGCGGTCTTAGATGGAATGATTATGACGGCTCTACCCTTTTCCTTCAACGCGGACTTGATACAAATTTGGCAGAAACAGACCTTAAGACAAAATCAAGTCATAGACGTATAGAGTTAATGGGAAGTGTTATTACAATCCTGGAGGAACAGAAAACCAAGCAAGCCCGAATATCTGCTACTTTAGGACTACCACCGCAGATAAACGGTTATATTATCACTGATGAAAAGAACAATGTTATCAATCCTTACACACTAACTAAAGTATTCCGTAAAATCATCAAGAATAATAATGAAAAGGGCAAGCACCTGCTGCCGGTTATCAGGCTGCATGATCTCCGTCATGGATTCGCTACTACTCTTCTTTATAATGACACAAATATAAAGGTGGTTAGTGAAATGTTGGGACACGCTAAGACTTCCACAACGCAGAATATATACCAGGCTGCTGCTACCAGAACCATGCAAAGTCAGGCCGTTGATAAGCTGGAAAATATCCTGTTCAAGAAAGGACAAGAAAAAAGACAAGAAAAAGAAGAAAGGGCTTAA
- a CDS encoding DUF4041 domain-containing protein — protein sequence MYKEKWYLQTWFIILLIAFWFLVIPALVGLVLLIMQNNENKKLVQKYGEVDNLDNSINNKNIEFQKLSDYYTEEKKKIENTNYELKKITKNLNSEISQLEKQVFIDHYMFSDYDGLSSEECKNKLSLIKIQASELIKSDSAVKIAYSSNTTKKIQNNNLKQILRLFNSECDNILLNLSVKNIDASRGKLQKSYESLNTIFSTDGMYINKELLELKLEELNLIYTYELKKQQELEQQKAIKEQMIEEEKVRREIEREKAKLEKDQAQCSNEISKLLQYLQKTDNDIEKQLYVDKIKELEERLKQLENDKASVLEREANARAGYVYVISNIGSFGDDIYKIGMTRRLQPMDRIKELSSASVPFEFDVHAMIFSTDAPALETSLHQYFEKQSVNKINLRKEFFKISIDEIESFVKSNYNNTVEFTKTALATEYRQSLQIA from the coding sequence ATGTACAAAGAAAAATGGTATCTACAAACATGGTTTATTATTTTATTGATTGCTTTTTGGTTCCTTGTTATTCCTGCTTTAGTTGGATTAGTTTTATTAATAATGCAAAATAATGAAAACAAGAAACTTGTCCAAAAATATGGAGAAGTAGATAATCTGGATAATTCTATCAACAATAAAAATATTGAATTCCAAAAACTATCAGATTACTATACTGAGGAAAAGAAAAAGATTGAAAATACAAATTATGAATTAAAAAAAATTACTAAGAATTTAAATTCTGAGATATCTCAATTAGAAAAACAGGTATTTATTGATCACTATATGTTTTCTGACTATGATGGGTTATCTTCTGAGGAATGCAAAAATAAGCTTAGTTTAATAAAGATTCAAGCTTCAGAATTAATCAAATCTGATTCAGCAGTTAAAATAGCATATTCTTCAAATACTACTAAAAAAATTCAAAACAATAATTTGAAACAGATATTGCGGTTATTTAATAGTGAATGTGATAATATTTTACTCAATTTATCTGTTAAAAATATTGATGCTTCTAGAGGAAAGCTACAGAAATCTTATGAATCATTAAACACTATATTTTCTACAGATGGCATGTACATAAATAAAGAATTGTTGGAGTTAAAACTTGAAGAACTTAACCTCATTTATACATATGAACTGAAAAAGCAACAAGAGTTAGAACAACAAAAAGCTATAAAAGAACAAATGATTGAAGAAGAGAAAGTTCGCCGTGAAATCGAGCGTGAGAAAGCTAAATTAGAGAAGGATCAAGCTCAGTGTAGTAATGAAATTTCAAAGCTATTGCAGTACTTGCAAAAAACTGATAACGATATTGAGAAACAATTATATGTTGATAAGATAAAAGAATTAGAAGAAAGATTAAAACAGCTAGAAAATGACAAAGCTTCTGTGTTGGAGCGAGAAGCTAATGCTCGTGCCGGTTATGTGTATGTTATTTCAAACATAGGATCCTTTGGGGATGATATCTATAAAATAGGTATGACGCGTCGACTTCAACCTATGGACAGAATTAAGGAATTAAGTAGCGCATCCGTTCCATTTGAGTTCGATGTGCATGCAATGATTTTTAGTACTGATGCTCCTGCATTAGAAACATCTTTACACCAATATTTTGAAAAACAAAGCGTTAATAAGATAAATTTAAGAAAAGAATTTTTCAAGATATCCATAGACGAAATTGAATCATTCGTTAAGTCTAATTATAATAACACAGTAGAGTTTACAAAGACGGCTTTAGCAACAGAGTATAGACAGTCATTACAAATAGCCTAA
- a CDS encoding ImmA/IrrE family metallo-endopeptidase — protein MNDIKKLVEGIKSKHKTDSPYELADLLGIDIHRCELGQIHGYYYKAYRVKQIYLNCDLSRIEEKFVLSHELGHSVLHPNANTPFLKANTYLSVEKMEIEANRFAMHLLLSDNDLLEYQEYSVAQLSKIFGYHERFIQLRLC, from the coding sequence GTGAATGACATCAAAAAACTAGTTGAGGGGATAAAAAGCAAACATAAGACAGACTCTCCTTATGAATTGGCTGATTTACTAGGAATTGATATACATAGATGTGAATTAGGCCAGATTCATGGTTATTATTATAAGGCTTATAGAGTGAAGCAAATATATTTAAACTGTGATCTTTCTAGAATAGAAGAAAAATTTGTTTTATCTCATGAATTAGGACATTCTGTTTTGCATCCTAATGCTAATACACCTTTTTTAAAGGCTAATACATACTTATCAGTTGAAAAAATGGAAATTGAGGCCAATAGATTCGCTATGCATTTACTGCTTTCGGATAATGACCTTCTAGAATATCAAGAATATTCTGTAGCCCAATTATCTAAAATATTTGGTTATCACGAAAGGTTTATCCAATTAAGGCTTTGTTGA
- a CDS encoding helix-turn-helix domain-containing protein, protein MYSVFEQLLQKYGVTAYKVSKETGIGQSTLSAWKTGKSNLKSDKLQIIADYFGVSVDYLMTGKEVDEKEAALTTKDERDIAKKLNSTLDQLESSDGLMFEGEALDDETKELLKISLENAIRTAKITAKKKYTPRKYRKDN, encoded by the coding sequence GCATATAAAGTTTCAAAAGAAACTGGTATAGGTCAATCTACTCTAAGCGCATGGAAAACGGGAAAAAGCAATTTAAAGTCTGATAAATTACAAATCATTGCTGATTACTTTGGTGTATCTGTCGATTATCTAATGACAGGTAAGGAAGTTGACGAGAAAGAAGCTGCTTTAACTACTAAAGACGAAAGAGACATTGCAAAGAAATTAAATTCTACTCTTGATCAATTAGAATCAAGTGATGGATTAATGTTTGAAGGAGAAGCCTTAGACGATGAAACGAAGGAGTTATTAAAAATCAGTCTGGAGAATGCAATTAGAACAGCTAAAATAACAGCTAAAAAGAAATATACTCCTAGAAAATATAGAAAGGATAATTAA